In Bosea sp. (in: a-proteobacteria), one DNA window encodes the following:
- a CDS encoding glutathione S-transferase N-terminal domain-containing protein gives MSQVPAKPIDLYYWPTPNGFKITIMLEECGLPYAIVPVNIGKGEQFKPDFLAIAPNNRMPAIVDPDGPGGKPISVFESGAILQYLGRKTGKFYPAEERARVAVDEWLFWQMAGFGPMLGQTHHFRLYAPEPVPYAIERYTNEANRLYGVLNRRLEGRDYICGDYSIADMACIGWARGWERQGQDIAQFPHVGRWLETMQARPAVRRGLEVGAALRDPAGIRTPEEKAILFGQKAR, from the coding sequence ATGTCGCAAGTCCCCGCCAAGCCGATCGACCTGTATTACTGGCCGACGCCGAATGGCTTCAAGATCACCATCATGCTCGAGGAGTGCGGGCTGCCCTATGCCATCGTGCCGGTGAACATCGGCAAGGGCGAGCAGTTCAAGCCGGATTTCCTCGCCATCGCCCCGAACAACCGCATGCCGGCGATCGTCGATCCCGACGGGCCGGGCGGCAAGCCGATCTCGGTCTTCGAATCCGGCGCCATCCTGCAATATCTCGGCCGCAAGACCGGGAAATTCTATCCGGCGGAGGAGCGCGCCCGCGTCGCCGTCGATGAATGGCTGTTCTGGCAGATGGCCGGATTCGGGCCGATGCTCGGCCAGACCCATCATTTCCGCCTCTACGCGCCCGAGCCCGTGCCCTACGCGATCGAGCGCTACACCAACGAGGCGAACCGGCTCTACGGCGTGCTGAACCGGCGCCTCGAGGGCCGCGACTATATCTGCGGCGACTATTCCATCGCCGACATGGCCTGCATCGGCTGGGCGCGCGGCTGGGAGCGGCAGGGGCAGGACATCGCGCAGTTCCCGCATGTCGGCCGCTGGCTGGAGACGATGCAGGCGCGGCCGGCCGTGCGGCGCGGCCTCGAGGTCGGCGCCGCGCTGCGCGACCCGGCCGGCATCAGGACCCCGGAGGAAAAGGCGATCCTCTTCGGCCAGAAGGCGCGCTGA
- a CDS encoding efflux RND transporter periplasmic adaptor subunit, with translation MSRSRSIGLVLAVVFASAAPAAFDAAAQGAPPAPPVQVANPLAKRITDWDEFTGRFEASEQVDVRARVSGFIDSVHFRDGSLVQKGDLLFTIDQRPYKLAVDAARAEVARARAQVDLAQNEVERAEGLTQNRTITARDVDQRRANLNSAIGSQQGAEANLKTAELNLEWTEVRAPLAGRVSNRRVDPGNLIAGGQSGASLLTTIVAVAPVYFAFDISEADFLRYARMSQPRADAARNAGTVVEVRLADETGWGRRGKVDFLDNALNARSATIRGRAVFANEDQFLTPGVFGRLRLLAGESDALLVPDTVIASDQAGRIVLTVSPENKVVPKPVVLGPLNEGLRVIRSGLSREDRVIVGGNANPMIRPGVQVTPQPGQIKLATTN, from the coding sequence ATGTCACGCAGCCGTTCCATCGGCCTGGTGCTCGCCGTCGTCTTCGCGTCGGCCGCCCCGGCGGCTTTCGACGCCGCCGCGCAGGGCGCTCCGCCCGCTCCCCCGGTCCAGGTCGCCAACCCGCTCGCCAAGCGCATCACCGACTGGGACGAGTTCACCGGCCGCTTCGAGGCCAGCGAGCAGGTCGATGTGCGCGCCCGCGTCTCCGGCTTCATCGACAGCGTGCATTTCCGCGACGGCTCGCTCGTCCAGAAGGGCGACCTGCTCTTTACCATCGATCAGCGGCCCTACAAACTGGCAGTCGACGCCGCCCGCGCCGAGGTCGCCCGCGCCCGGGCCCAGGTCGACCTCGCCCAGAACGAGGTCGAGCGCGCCGAGGGGCTGACGCAGAACCGCACCATCACGGCGCGCGACGTCGACCAGCGCCGCGCCAACCTGAACAGCGCGATCGGATCGCAGCAGGGCGCCGAGGCCAATCTGAAGACCGCCGAGCTCAACCTCGAATGGACCGAGGTGCGCGCGCCGCTGGCCGGGCGCGTCTCGAACCGCCGCGTCGATCCCGGCAACCTGATCGCCGGCGGCCAGTCGGGCGCCTCGCTGCTCACGACCATCGTCGCGGTGGCGCCGGTCTACTTCGCCTTCGACATCTCCGAGGCCGATTTCCTGCGCTATGCGCGGATGAGCCAGCCGCGCGCGGACGCCGCCAGGAACGCGGGCACGGTGGTCGAGGTGCGCCTCGCCGACGAGACCGGATGGGGCCGGCGCGGCAAGGTCGACTTCCTCGACAATGCGTTGAACGCCCGTTCGGCGACGATCCGCGGCCGGGCCGTGTTCGCGAACGAGGACCAGTTCCTGACGCCGGGCGTGTTCGGGCGCCTGCGCCTGCTCGCCGGCGAATCCGACGCGCTGCTCGTGCCTGACACCGTCATCGCCTCGGACCAGGCCGGCAGGATCGTGCTGACGGTTAGCCCCGAGAACAAGGTCGTGCCCAAGCCGGTGGTGCTCGGCCCGCTGAACGAAGGGCTCAGGGTGATCCGCTCCGGGCTCTCCCGCGAGGACAGGGTGATCGTCGGCGGCAACGCCAATCCGATGATCCGGCCGGGCGTTCAGGTGACGCCGCAGCCCGGCCAGATCAAGCTCGCGACGACCAACTGA
- a CDS encoding YafY family protein produces MQRAERLLDMIQSLRRRRRPVTAETLAGELDVSVRTVYRDIGALVRQGVPVRGEAGIGYVLDAGFDLPPLMLSPDEIEAVLVGMRWLAERADPALARAAEDVVSKVAAVLPPHLKPILLDGALFAAAHPGDVPADQVDVAAVRAAIRNGCKLSIRYSDESGQATQRMIWPIGMTFYDRVRIVVAWCELRQAFRHFRTDRITGLVSLEQRYPARRADLFRRWQKEERAKEEAALAPQPRTTAPASSLDRPEATSASAAG; encoded by the coding sequence GTGCAGCGCGCCGAACGATTGCTCGACATGATCCAGAGCCTGCGTCGCCGCAGGCGCCCCGTGACCGCCGAGACGCTGGCCGGCGAACTCGATGTCTCCGTGCGCACGGTCTATCGCGACATCGGCGCGCTGGTGCGCCAGGGCGTGCCGGTGCGCGGCGAGGCCGGCATCGGCTATGTGCTCGACGCCGGCTTCGACCTGCCGCCGCTGATGCTCTCGCCCGACGAGATCGAGGCCGTGCTGGTCGGCATGCGCTGGCTCGCCGAGCGGGCGGACCCGGCGCTGGCGCGCGCCGCCGAGGACGTCGTCAGCAAGGTCGCGGCGGTGCTGCCGCCGCATCTCAAGCCGATCCTGCTCGACGGGGCGCTGTTTGCCGCCGCCCATCCCGGCGACGTGCCGGCCGACCAGGTCGATGTCGCCGCCGTGCGCGCCGCCATCCGCAACGGCTGCAAGCTCTCGATCCGCTACAGCGACGAGAGCGGCCAGGCGACGCAGCGCATGATCTGGCCGATCGGCATGACCTTCTACGACCGTGTGCGCATCGTCGTCGCCTGGTGCGAGCTCCGGCAGGCTTTCCGCCATTTCCGCACCGACCGCATCACCGGTCTCGTTTCGCTGGAGCAGCGCTATCCCGCCCGCCGCGCCGATCTCTTCCGCCGCTGGCAGAAGGAGGAGCGCGCGAAAGAGGAGGCGGCTTTGGCTCCTCAGCCGCGGACGACGGCGCCGGCTTCGAGCCTCGATCGGCCGGAGGCGACCTCCGCCAGCGCCGCCGGATAG
- a CDS encoding MipA/OmpV family protein: MRCVAYLAGLAACLALSLPGQAQAQSSDYSTLTSPQSAQNWYLTLGAGVRYQPDYAGSDDYVFRARPIISLGRGLKSTWWSAEDDAMLSIGVFSGQGWRIGFSGDLLWKRSAKVNPALVAVPSTKFGAEAGVFAEFYPTSWLRGRVDLRRGIVAHDGVVADLKLDAFSTVGQWTLGVGPRMRITSADYIRTYFGTYGAMPGTGGLLQRYNAGVHTVGALAQVTYHWSEQLKTTAYVEYKRLVGDATRSPIVRPFGSRDSITIGLSASYSFDTGTSYSFGL; the protein is encoded by the coding sequence ATGCGTTGCGTTGCGTATCTGGCCGGTCTTGCGGCCTGCCTTGCCCTGTCGCTGCCCGGCCAAGCCCAGGCCCAGTCCAGCGACTACTCGACCCTCACCTCCCCGCAATCTGCGCAGAACTGGTATCTCACGCTCGGCGCCGGCGTCCGTTACCAGCCCGATTACGCCGGCTCGGACGACTACGTCTTCCGCGCCCGTCCGATCATATCGCTGGGCAGGGGCCTGAAGAGCACCTGGTGGAGCGCCGAGGATGACGCGATGCTCTCGATCGGCGTGTTCTCCGGCCAGGGCTGGCGCATCGGCTTCTCCGGCGACCTGCTCTGGAAGCGCAGCGCCAAGGTCAATCCGGCCCTCGTCGCGGTGCCGTCGACCAAGTTCGGGGCCGAGGCCGGCGTCTTCGCCGAGTTCTATCCGACATCCTGGCTGCGCGGGCGCGTCGATCTGCGCCGCGGCATCGTCGCGCATGACGGCGTCGTCGCCGATCTCAAGCTCGACGCCTTCTCGACGGTCGGCCAGTGGACGCTCGGCGTCGGCCCGCGCATGCGGATCACCTCGGCCGACTATATCCGGACCTATTTCGGCACCTACGGCGCCATGCCCGGCACGGGCGGCCTGCTGCAACGCTACAATGCCGGCGTCCATACGGTCGGCGCGCTCGCCCAGGTGACCTATCACTGGTCCGAGCAGCTCAAGACCACGGCCTATGTCGAGTACAAGCGCCTCGTCGGCGACGCCACGCGCTCCCCGATCGTCAGGCCGTTCGGCTCGCGCGATTCGATTACGATCGGGCTCTCGGCGAGCTATTCCTTCGACACCGGAACGAGCTACTCCTTCGGGCTCTGA
- a CDS encoding efflux RND transporter permease subunit, which yields MFRFAHFFIDRPIFATVLSVLLTIAGTIALRTLPIAEYPEIAPPTVSITAFYPGASAEVVAATVATPIEQEVNGVDDMLYITSQSTGDGRVTINVVFKAGVDIDQAQVLVQNRVSAAEPRLPQEVRQLGIQTRKASPDFLMVINIISPDGSRDAQYISNYASLNIKDVLTRVEGVGDVQVFGARDFSMRIWLDPAKVAARNLTAGDVVTALRAANVQVAAGALNQPPARSDEAFQLSVNTLGRLSEVAEFENIVVRADADGGTIRVRDIARVELGSQDYTTNAYLDDRGTVAIGVFQRPGSNALATSDALIATMAAMARQFPAGVEHRIIYNPTEFIGESVNAVVRTLLEAIVLVVFVVILFLQTWRAALIPIVAIPVSLVGTFLVMSALGISFNTISLLALVLAIGIVVDDAIVVVENVERYLAQGLTPAEAAHKTMDEVGGALLAIALVLCAVFIPTAFISGLQGTFYQQFAVTIAASTAISCFVSLTLSPAMSAVLLKPHRKHGEDEPHGFLHRLAAPLRWFFHYFNAGFDWLSRVYGHVTARLIRIAAILLIVYAGLIAATVWDLRRTPTGLVPQLDRGYFIIAMQLPPGASLQRTDAVLRKAGEILRSRPGVAHTVAFAGLDGATFTIAPNAAVAFVALAPFKDREKAGLSTTGILNDLRQQMFTISEAFTLVIEPPAIPGIGTGGGLKGYVQDRGGRGLQALEGAAWIVAGSAGQVPGIQQPFTLFSTRTPQIYADIDRTKAEMLGVPVTRIFETLSVYMGSAYINDFNLLGRTFRVTAQADNPFRLTTRDVANLKTRNADGEMVPIGSIASFHDTTGAYRVPRYNLYPAAEVQLSMAHGHSTGQGIAAVEQIAAERLPAGFGFEWTEIALQEKLAGNTAIIAFGLAVVFVFLLLAALYESWLLPLSVILIVPMCILAAMFGVNYAGLDRNILVDIGLVVLVGLAAKNAILIVEFARQAEDEGLTRREAAVAAARTRLRPILMTSMAFILGVLPLTVSIGAGAEMRQAMGIAVFSGMLGVTLFGLIFTPVFYVVVRWLADLRGNRRRVAAAAQG from the coding sequence ATGTTCCGCTTCGCCCATTTCTTCATCGACCGGCCGATCTTCGCCACCGTCCTCTCGGTGCTGCTGACGATCGCAGGAACGATCGCGCTGCGCACGCTGCCGATCGCCGAATATCCCGAGATCGCCCCGCCGACCGTCTCGATCACCGCCTTCTACCCCGGCGCCTCGGCGGAGGTCGTCGCCGCAACCGTCGCGACCCCGATCGAGCAGGAGGTCAACGGCGTCGACGACATGCTCTACATCACCTCGCAATCGACCGGCGACGGGCGGGTGACGATCAATGTCGTGTTCAAGGCCGGCGTCGACATCGACCAGGCGCAGGTCCTGGTGCAGAACCGGGTCTCGGCGGCGGAACCCCGCCTGCCGCAGGAGGTGCGCCAGCTCGGCATCCAGACGCGCAAGGCCTCGCCCGACTTCCTGATGGTGATCAACATCATCTCGCCGGACGGCTCGCGCGACGCGCAATACATCTCGAACTACGCCTCGCTCAACATCAAGGACGTGCTGACCCGCGTCGAGGGCGTCGGCGACGTGCAGGTCTTCGGCGCGCGCGACTTCTCGATGCGCATCTGGCTCGACCCGGCCAAGGTCGCCGCGCGCAACCTGACGGCGGGCGACGTGGTCACCGCGCTCAGGGCCGCGAACGTGCAGGTCGCCGCCGGCGCGCTCAACCAGCCGCCGGCCAGGTCGGACGAGGCTTTCCAGCTCTCGGTCAACACGCTGGGGCGCCTGAGCGAGGTCGCCGAATTCGAGAACATCGTCGTGCGCGCCGACGCCGACGGCGGCACGATCCGCGTGCGCGACATCGCGCGCGTCGAGCTCGGCTCGCAGGACTACACCACCAACGCCTATCTCGACGACCGCGGCACCGTCGCCATCGGCGTCTTCCAGCGGCCGGGCTCGAACGCGCTCGCGACCTCCGATGCGCTGATCGCGACGATGGCCGCGATGGCCAGGCAGTTCCCGGCCGGCGTCGAGCACCGCATCATCTACAACCCCACCGAATTCATCGGCGAATCGGTCAACGCCGTGGTGCGCACCCTGCTCGAGGCGATCGTGCTCGTCGTGTTCGTGGTGATCCTGTTCCTGCAGACCTGGCGGGCCGCGCTGATCCCGATCGTGGCGATCCCGGTCTCGCTCGTCGGCACCTTCCTGGTGATGAGCGCGCTCGGCATCTCCTTCAACACCATCTCGCTGCTCGCACTGGTGCTCGCCATCGGCATCGTCGTCGACGACGCGATCGTCGTGGTGGAGAATGTCGAGCGCTATCTGGCGCAGGGCCTGACGCCCGCGGAAGCGGCGCACAAGACGATGGACGAGGTCGGCGGCGCGCTCTTGGCGATCGCGCTGGTGCTCTGCGCGGTGTTCATCCCGACCGCCTTCATCAGCGGGCTGCAGGGCACCTTCTACCAGCAATTCGCGGTCACCATCGCGGCCTCGACGGCGATCTCCTGCTTCGTCTCGCTGACGCTGTCGCCGGCGATGTCGGCGGTGCTGCTCAAGCCGCACAGGAAGCATGGCGAGGACGAGCCGCACGGCTTCCTCCACCGGCTCGCCGCGCCGCTGCGCTGGTTCTTCCATTATTTCAACGCCGGCTTCGACTGGCTGTCGCGGGTCTACGGGCACGTCACCGCGCGGCTGATCCGCATCGCCGCGATCCTGCTGATCGTCTATGCGGGCCTGATCGCGGCGACCGTCTGGGACCTGCGCCGGACGCCGACCGGCCTCGTGCCGCAGCTCGACCGCGGCTATTTCATCATCGCGATGCAGCTGCCGCCGGGCGCCTCGCTCCAGCGCACCGACGCGGTGCTGCGCAAGGCCGGCGAGATCCTGCGGTCGCGGCCGGGCGTCGCCCACACCGTCGCCTTCGCCGGGCTCGACGGCGCGACCTTCACCATCGCGCCGAACGCGGCCGTCGCCTTCGTCGCGCTCGCGCCGTTCAAGGATCGCGAGAAGGCCGGGCTGTCCACGACCGGCATCCTCAACGACCTGCGCCAGCAGATGTTCACCATCTCCGAGGCGTTCACGCTGGTGATCGAGCCGCCGGCCATTCCCGGCATCGGCACCGGCGGCGGCCTGAAGGGCTATGTCCAGGATCGCGGCGGGCGCGGCCTGCAGGCGCTGGAAGGCGCGGCCTGGATCGTCGCCGGCTCCGCCGGGCAGGTGCCGGGCATCCAGCAGCCCTTCACGCTGTTCTCGACCAGGACGCCGCAGATCTACGCCGATATCGACCGCACCAAGGCGGAGATGCTCGGCGTGCCGGTGACGCGCATCTTCGAGACGCTGTCGGTCTATATGGGCTCGGCCTATATCAACGACTTCAACCTGCTCGGCCGGACTTTTCGCGTGACCGCTCAGGCCGACAACCCGTTCCGCCTGACCACGCGCGACGTCGCCAACCTCAAGACCCGCAACGCCGACGGCGAGATGGTGCCGATCGGCTCGATCGCCTCCTTCCACGACACGACCGGCGCCTATCGCGTGCCGCGCTACAACCTCTATCCGGCGGCCGAGGTGCAGCTCTCGATGGCGCACGGCCATTCGACCGGACAGGGGATCGCTGCGGTCGAGCAGATCGCGGCAGAGCGCCTGCCGGCCGGCTTCGGCTTCGAATGGACCGAGATCGCCTTGCAGGAGAAGCTCGCCGGCAACACCGCGATCATCGCCTTCGGGCTGGCGGTGGTGTTCGTCTTCCTGCTGCTGGCGGCGCTCTACGAAAGCTGGCTCCTGCCGCTCTCGGTCATCCTGATCGTGCCGATGTGCATCCTGGCGGCGATGTTCGGGGTGAACTATGCCGGGCTCGACCGCAACATCCTGGTCGATATCGGGCTCGTCGTGCTGGTCGGCCTCGCCGCCAAGAACGCGATCCTGATCGTCGAGTTCGCCCGGCAGGCGGAGGACGAGGGGCTCACCCGGCGCGAGGCGGCGGTCGCCGCCGCCCGCACGCGGCTGCGGCCGATCCTGATGACCTCGATGGCCTTCATCCTCGGCGTGCTGCCGCTCACCGTCTCGATCGGGGCCGGCGCCGAGATGCGCCAGGCGATGGGAATCGCGGTGTTCTCCGGCATGCTCGGCGTGACCCTCTTCGGCCTGATCTTCACGCCGGTGTTCTACGTGGTGGTGCGCTGGCTGGCCGACCTGCGCGGGAACCGGCGCAGGGTCGCGGCGGCGGCGCAAGGATAA
- the gatB gene encoding Asp-tRNA(Asn)/Glu-tRNA(Gln) amidotransferase subunit GatB yields the protein MNAHARPADPKKLIKGATGDWEVVIGMEIHAQVTSNAKLFSGAATGFGAEPNAHVSLVDAAMPGMLPVINAECVRQAVRTGLGLNAEINKRSVFDRKNYFYPDLPQGYQISQYKSPIVGEGEIVVDLTPTEQITVGIERLHLEQDAGKSIHDQHPTMSFVDLNRSGVALMEIVSRPDLRSAEEAKAYVSKLRTILRYLGTCDGDMEKGNLRADVNVSVRRPGEPFGTRCEIKNVNSIRFIGQAVETEARRQIGIIEDGGTIDQETRLYDPGKGETRSMRSKEEAHDYRYFPDPDLLPLEFDDAFVETLKGALPELPDAKKARFIAEYGLSPYDASVLVAEREQADYFEAVAKGRDGKAAANWVINELFGRLNKEGKDIAASPVSAAQLGGLVDLIGENVISGKIAKDLFEILWTEGGDPRAIVEARGMKQVTDTGAIEKAVDEIIAANPDKVEQVKAKPTMLGWFVGQAMKASGGKANPQALNEILKKKLGIE from the coding sequence ATGAACGCGCATGCCCGCCCCGCCGACCCGAAGAAGCTGATCAAGGGCGCGACCGGCGACTGGGAAGTCGTGATCGGCATGGAGATCCATGCCCAGGTCACCTCCAATGCCAAGCTGTTCTCCGGCGCCGCGACCGGCTTCGGCGCCGAGCCGAACGCCCATGTCAGCCTCGTCGACGCCGCCATGCCCGGCATGCTGCCGGTGATCAACGCCGAATGCGTCCGGCAGGCGGTGCGCACCGGGCTTGGCCTCAATGCCGAGATCAACAAGCGCTCGGTCTTCGACCGCAAGAACTATTTCTATCCGGACCTGCCGCAGGGCTACCAGATCAGCCAGTACAAGAGCCCGATCGTCGGCGAGGGCGAGATCGTCGTCGATCTGACCCCGACCGAGCAGATCACCGTCGGCATCGAGCGGCTGCATCTCGAGCAGGATGCCGGCAAGTCGATCCACGACCAGCATCCGACGATGAGCTTCGTCGATCTCAACCGCTCGGGGGTCGCGCTGATGGAGATCGTCTCCCGGCCGGACCTGCGCTCGGCCGAGGAGGCGAAGGCCTACGTCTCGAAGCTGCGCACCATCCTGCGCTATCTCGGCACCTGCGACGGCGACATGGAGAAGGGCAACCTGCGCGCCGACGTCAACGTCTCGGTGCGCCGGCCGGGCGAGCCCTTCGGCACGCGCTGCGAGATCAAGAACGTCAACTCGATCCGCTTCATCGGCCAGGCGGTCGAGACCGAGGCGCGCCGCCAGATCGGCATCATCGAGGATGGCGGCACGATCGACCAGGAGACGCGCCTCTACGATCCCGGCAAGGGCGAGACCCGCTCGATGCGCTCGAAGGAAGAGGCGCACGACTACCGCTACTTCCCCGATCCGGACCTGCTGCCGCTCGAATTCGACGACGCCTTCGTCGAGACCTTGAAGGGCGCGCTGCCGGAATTGCCGGACGCCAAGAAGGCCCGCTTCATCGCCGAATACGGGCTTTCGCCCTATGACGCCTCGGTCCTGGTCGCCGAGCGCGAGCAGGCCGATTACTTCGAGGCGGTCGCCAAGGGCCGCGACGGCAAGGCCGCCGCCAACTGGGTGATCAACGAGCTGTTCGGCCGCCTCAACAAGGAAGGCAAGGACATCGCCGCCTCGCCGGTCTCGGCCGCGCAGCTCGGCGGGCTCGTCGACCTGATCGGCGAGAACGTCATCTCCGGCAAGATCGCCAAGGACCTGTTCGAGATCCTCTGGACCGAAGGCGGCGACCCGCGCGCGATCGTCGAGGCCCGCGGCATGAAGCAGGTCACCGATACCGGCGCCATCGAGAAGGCGGTCGACGAGATTATCGCGGCCAATCCCGACAAGGTCGAGCAGGTCAAGGCGAAGCCCACCATGCTCGGCTGGTTCGTCGGCCAGGCGATGAAGGCGTCCGGCGGCAAGGCCAATCCGCAGGCGCTGAACGAGATCCTGAAGAAGAAGCTCGGAATCGAGTGA
- the gatA gene encoding Asp-tRNA(Asn)/Glu-tRNA(Gln) amidotransferase subunit GatA, with the protein MTDLTRLTLTEARDGLKAKSFSATELTKAHIAAVEKGRALNAYVLETPEHALKQAAASDEKLAGGEARPLEGLPLGIKDLFATQGVRTTACSKILGNFVPPYESTVTSQLWRDGAVMLGKLNNDEFAMGSSNETSAFGNVVNPWRRKGSNVSAGSGGAVEGTHLVPGGSSGGSAAAVAAGLCLAATATDTGGSIRQPAAFTGTVGIKPTYGRCSRWGTVAFASSLDQAGPIARTVRDAAVMLRSMSGHDPKDTTSVDMAVPDYEAAVGRSVKGMKIGIPKEYRLDGLNPEIDALWQQGIAWLKAAGAEIVEITLPHTKYALPAYYIVAPAEASSNLARYDGVRYGLREQGRDIVEMYEKTRAAGFGAEVKRRIMIGTYVLSAGYYDAYYLRAQKVRTLIKRDFEVVYAQGVDAVLTPATPSAAFGIGEKGAADPVEMYLNDIFTVTVNMAGLPGIAVPAGLDGQGLPLGLQLIGRPFDEEALFALGEVIEQAAGRFPVAERWWG; encoded by the coding sequence GTGACCGATCTCACCCGCCTGACCCTGACCGAGGCCCGCGACGGCCTGAAAGCCAAGAGCTTCTCCGCCACCGAATTGACGAAGGCGCATATCGCCGCCGTCGAGAAGGGCCGCGCGCTGAACGCCTATGTGCTGGAGACGCCCGAGCACGCCCTGAAGCAGGCCGCCGCCTCCGACGAAAAGCTCGCCGGCGGCGAGGCGCGCCCGCTTGAGGGGCTGCCGCTGGGCATAAAAGACCTGTTCGCGACGCAGGGCGTGCGCACCACCGCCTGCTCGAAGATCCTCGGCAATTTCGTGCCGCCCTATGAATCGACCGTGACGAGCCAGCTCTGGCGCGACGGCGCGGTGATGCTCGGCAAGCTCAACAACGACGAATTCGCCATGGGCTCGTCGAACGAGACCTCGGCCTTCGGCAATGTCGTCAACCCGTGGCGCCGGAAAGGCTCGAACGTCTCTGCGGGCTCGGGCGGCGCCGTCGAGGGCACTCATCTCGTGCCGGGCGGCTCGTCGGGCGGTTCGGCCGCGGCCGTCGCCGCGGGCCTGTGCCTCGCCGCCACCGCGACCGACACCGGCGGCTCGATCCGCCAGCCGGCCGCCTTCACCGGCACGGTCGGCATCAAGCCGACCTATGGCCGCTGCTCGCGCTGGGGCACGGTCGCCTTCGCCTCCTCGCTCGACCAGGCCGGGCCGATCGCCCGCACGGTGCGCGACGCGGCGGTGATGCTGCGTTCGATGTCCGGCCACGATCCGAAGGACACCACTTCGGTCGACATGGCCGTGCCGGATTACGAGGCGGCGGTCGGCCGCTCGGTCAAGGGCATGAAGATCGGCATTCCGAAGGAATACCGGCTCGACGGGCTGAACCCGGAGATCGACGCGCTCTGGCAGCAGGGCATCGCCTGGCTGAAGGCCGCCGGCGCCGAGATCGTCGAGATTACGCTGCCGCATACGAAATACGCCCTGCCGGCCTATTACATCGTCGCCCCGGCCGAAGCCTCCTCCAACCTCGCCCGCTATGACGGCGTCCGCTATGGCCTGCGCGAGCAGGGCCGGGACATCGTCGAGATGTACGAGAAGACCCGCGCCGCCGGCTTCGGCGCGGAGGTCAAGCGCCGCATCATGATCGGCACCTATGTCCTCTCCGCCGGCTATTACGACGCCTATTACCTGCGCGCCCAGAAGGTGCGCACCCTGATCAAGCGCGATTTCGAGGTAGTCTATGCGCAAGGGGTCGACGCGGTGCTGACGCCGGCGACGCCCTCGGCCGCCTTCGGCATCGGCGAGAAGGGCGCGGCCGACCCGGTCGAGATGTACCTCAACGACATCTTCACGGTGACGGTCAACATGGCGGGCCTGCCCGGCATCGCCGTGCCGGCCGGGCTCGACGGGCAGGGCCTGCCGCTCGGCCTCCAGCTCATCGGCCGCCCCTTCGACGAGGAGGCGCTGTTTGCGCTCGGCGAGGTGATCGAGCAGGCGGCGGGCCGCTTCCCGGTCGCCGAGCGCTGGTGGGGGTGA
- a CDS encoding GNAT family N-acetyltransferase yields the protein MTPADLVIRDAEAADLPAVRALLVETWHATYDGIYGWRRVAEITNAWHSLDSLRAQLGRDEGVFLVALVGAEIVATASARRERDGAALLTRLYVLPARQGVGIGRTLLQVALACFPEASVARLEVESQNEPAIAFYERMGFFLQRQARFDGRDDTPNTLLMARRLFLA from the coding sequence GTGACCCCCGCCGATCTCGTCATCCGCGACGCCGAGGCCGCCGATCTGCCGGCGGTCAGGGCGCTGCTCGTCGAGACCTGGCATGCGACCTATGACGGCATCTATGGCTGGCGGCGCGTCGCCGAGATCACCAATGCCTGGCACTCGCTGGATAGCTTGCGCGCCCAGCTCGGCCGCGACGAGGGCGTCTTCCTCGTCGCGCTGGTCGGTGCCGAGATCGTCGCGACCGCTTCCGCAAGGCGCGAGCGCGACGGCGCGGCGCTGCTGACGCGGCTTTATGTCCTGCCGGCAAGGCAGGGCGTCGGCATCGGGCGCACCTTGCTCCAGGTCGCGCTGGCCTGCTTCCCCGAGGCGTCGGTGGCGCGGCTCGAGGTCGAGAGCCAGAACGAGCCGGCCATCGCCTTCTACGAGCGCATGGGCTTCTTCCTGCAGCGGCAGGCCCGCTTCGACGGGCGCGACGACACGCCCAACACGCTGCTGATGGCCAGGCGCCTTTTCCTGGCGTGA
- the ndk gene encoding nucleoside-diphosphate kinase, producing the protein MAVQRTFSILKPDATKRNLTGAVNAVIEKAGLSIVAQKRIRMTQEQAQTFYAVHKERPFFGELVAFMISGPVVVQVLEGEDAIAKYREVMGATNPANAAEGTVRKLFAQSVGENTVHGSDAPETAAIEIAQFFSGNEIVG; encoded by the coding sequence ATGGCTGTCCAGCGCACCTTCTCCATTCTCAAGCCCGACGCGACGAAGCGCAATCTCACCGGCGCGGTCAACGCGGTCATCGAGAAGGCCGGCCTCAGCATCGTCGCGCAGAAGCGCATCCGGATGACGCAGGAGCAGGCGCAGACCTTCTACGCCGTCCACAAGGAGCGCCCGTTCTTCGGCGAGCTCGTCGCGTTCATGATCTCCGGCCCGGTCGTCGTGCAGGTGCTGGAGGGCGAGGACGCCATCGCTAAGTATCGTGAGGTGATGGGCGCGACCAACCCGGCCAACGCCGCCGAGGGCACGGTGCGCAAGCTCTTCGCCCAGTCGGTCGGCGAGAACACCGTGCATGGCTCGGACGCGCCGGAGACCGCCGCGATCGAGATCGCCCAGTTCTTCTCGGGCAACGAGATCGTCGGCTGA